Proteins encoded together in one Apis cerana isolate GH-2021 linkage group LG4, AcerK_1.0, whole genome shotgun sequence window:
- the LOC108000099 gene encoding mucin-12-like isoform X2, which produces MNILIDNGSLIEVRPARIERDLQGVTTVLLVSARPGKSIPPVGLLTKTARTFVQDGASTEFATQILGTTLDNGRVYAKILATSSRVFYDKEFMPDSPTPYVVYPSRTTDDDWQLKVALDNAPIKALKDIENSGLEKDSDSQSGEGKSSMKLDELSRENDIFSRREIGSDSQRFKPAKIRPADNLPTYTVTHEYVTNNFDNLEEDQPKSFRPRLPKIFKPQAKTSVQKKLDLKPLATVTYHGFAEFTTTVGETVIVFSPSTSPAPIGRSATTIKGDATLRPDDGIAVVKIRPTSVIIGQEKTKQYPERTSDPHSETDDPLLDAINRANIQPSVIEEFEESSTTFTEPLLLIPDIETDLVKPTGLLKVLDSTISQDGITTHYKSLIYGTYIGTNYAQIIHTSSNVYFFPDEATATYDAEDTTMDYGTTATESDEEQDTTLQMTTGTTPRIITTSEEVPEMNELTTPFKDTTDSALTTLKDILESARRVVLGTTESIAPTLDDEIPNDIVPGDPQGRSIKSSNSKNNLEHQDHKEHEFIEQEEKISLATRLLPSTMYKTFTYYTTFFIPNGDHTTTSIRSREVVSSDIIYLTELILPSETISSIVPTAITESISTKTTPDTSQAIEEEQTTKQDEEIELIFKTLYTTYTYLTTFFQENTSSISSREVVETNVITQTIGPNGVSAVVAGLFEKDEPTLILPTKISDSSLPSTTLEREEETERYPTTLEQTTEDTLTTLQEQDITTDQNIPTESGIIIEKEVENTKQTIPEIEPSPTPILPTEEVRKQIKTYYTTYTYYTTIFVDDETEVETRTEIFTNVVTETIQPTAVIPLVQKTEKLSSPIEEPVKKPPPEILAYLEAIQRQKSQEEAFLLAKKVQQHGTTHNEESITVPEAKTETTTEYPSTFEDQPITENLFRGFEVNAQVTPNPPIEGEILGSMITDVVSSSSSGGGTILDVMDKRNAVPEDQEFSESNHHDVEPVPTLLLQTSYTTFTYFTTMYKGDESNVVSRLETVTNVVTETIRPTAVVPMETSTLPVTYFTTFTYWTTFYKDGDTITTSREETVSNVITPGVLPTPTVELGVIMTYRPTTLYIEDSSDSLINEKESKVTADNEVTPSAAIPIENSKGEKSGTTTSKDIISSSFENTVESTTISPEPTTYYTTYTYYTTSYIGNETIMNSRLETVTSVSIPEVIVTQQQATGRAIDGPVFKQTIATEEKSIIPSKTSELPKIGLISTIRSSQVNDGTTTHYMTDIHGTYIDGLYAQIVESSTKVETPPLPSSVASPVLLPTGILSMNKGTVIDADEITTIYFTTKQIGTLLDGLYAKVIESTSSTKINEERKATISPTHGHRTGLVRLIQGQIENNGTTTFYQSKVIGTSIEGRYAQIIESTSSFFSATPTESISPTSTFPPTKPTEISEISPSPAVIQSSLSEEHTTESPDQDEDSEQNEESEEEDEEGEDGQSSKKKSRLTFSTRKRTFTPVIRPFASRNRPTFNPKRKGAQGATTITRTDITPTITATLAGKGNRFASSRGRVSSPIGPYSSTLSPSGSRRFAGRRGSPNTASSYSSTISGSTRGRPQSRISPSSVFQGNRRGSTSIRGSSARPASRGSSSAFPGVSTRYRSPIRPSSTLLRGQSTIKHDDQENDANEFTTTTLITEETPYTDIAEDGETMTTPLQTTTESSRKSTNPLLRFRRPIGFNNSGRTSTTPKSPTTTRRNGNLNRPTSPTVPKVTNTRTNGRNTPISTRPRQSNTGLFPPRGLFGKKQELPTEEQIEPNEDLETEGEENFEDEPVEEIIDNDYEGSEHEDRINRRSSKSIRPTVQIRPFIRRRIRRQASQLRSLTNRFRRPSQSSLKSEEKSDINENVSSKEETSKSNSKPVARYNNRGRSLTVSRSPTKSSNNEKTSAESAELNQNKARNRSKQGNNDRNTSSRIKPTSTSSNGRQFTLREKDGTSSSRSSYKRPNSSTSRSNGRSNNVRPPRLRNGSNKSSESTSTRRVPPSNRSSSRTPNRNSNRRGSSSRTRGSLEDIREAPTVYPDFDGTITVTHYVPTEVTIPVINNGITEHRNIITAQPSTEVLSPSQYRTVTGGNGKPLIVIVSEITGTNPQGQTEITRFLLHETPTTRVSYTLTTLGGRRASQSVIVPSTVYSVENVISTVQPTLPGNAPLANILLSQLLLGQLGQANPLLQPQGTPSTQYNTRTTSYVTTITKQQSTVIPLTFRGKEILTTLVDTSTDIVTATEFITDTVVVTPTAALPAANLNSLLLLLQQPQPQKNTNPLLDPLFAAPPFTQSNTLPGEVERRHQPADSDYKHDSYEYSDEEEDVQEYQKSSRTRNSRGKSNDRKEDNAPKEESSVVTLYVSGRRPGEFSTILSTVKVTDTASSSRKRRDTSDDLVIEVRPSIPPALHEGSEEITVLAGSEDSLDTHAPTQSLESVVGDVGRHISTSIHT; this is translated from the exons ataATGGATCGTTGATAGAAGTTAGACCAGCTAGGATAGAGAGGGATCTGCAAG GTGTAACCACAGTCCTCTTAGTCTCGGCACGACCCGGCAAATCCATCCCTCCAGTCGGTCTATTAACGAAAACTGCGCGAACTTTCGTCCAAGATGGCGCCAGTACGGAATTCGCCACTCAGATACTCGGTACCACATTAGATAATGGTCGTGTATATGCCAAAATATTGGCCACATCTAGTAGGGTATTCTATGACAAGGAATTTATGCCAGATTCCCCTACGCCATATGTAGTTTATCCTTCGAGAACTACCGATGATGATTGGCAACTCAAGGTGGCCCTTGATAATGCACCCATTAAAGCTTTGAAAGATATCGAAAATTCTGGATTAGAAAAAGATTCTGATAGTCAGAGTGGGGAAGGAAAGTCTTCGATGAAGTTGGATGAATTATCTAGAGAGAATGATATATTTAGTAGGAGAGAAATAGGATCAGATTCACAGAGATTTAAACCTGCAAAGATCAGACCTGCTGATAATCTTCCGACTTATACAGTGACACATGAGTACGTAAccaataatttcgataatctcGAAGAGGACCAGCCAAAGAGTTTTAGACCCAGATTGCCCAAAATTTTCAAGCCTCAAGCCAAAACTTCCGTGCAGAAGAAATTGGACTTAAAACCTCTAGCAACCGTAACGTATCATGGATTCGCCGAGTTCACTACTACCGTTGGTGAAACGGTTATAGTTTTTTCACCAAGTACGTCACCAGCACCTATTGGTCGTTCAGCTACTACGATCAAAGGTGATGCGACTTTAAGACCTGACGATGGAATTGCGGTTGTAAAGATTAGGCCTACTAGCGTAATTATTGGCCAAGAAAAGACCAAACAATATCCTGAACGCACGTCTGATCCGCATAGCGAAACGGATGATCCTTTATTGGATGCTATCAACAGAGCGAATATTCAACCTAGTGTTATAGAAGAATTCGAAGAGTCTTCAACGACATTCACGGAACCTCTTCTTCTGATACCAGACATTGAAACTGATTTAGTGAAACCAACAGGACTTTTGAAAGTCTTAGATTCTACTATTTCTCAGGATGGTATTACTACTCATTACAAGAGTCTGATTTATGGTACTTATATCGGTACGAATTATGCTCAAATTATCCATACCTCATCGAACGTATACTTTTTTCCCGATGAAGCCACTGCTACTTATGATGCCGAGGATACTACTATGGATTATGGAACAACTGCTACTGAATCTGATGAAGAACAAGACACCACATTGCAAATGACAACAGGTACCACACCGAGAATAATCACTACTAGTGAGGAAGTTCCAGAGATGAACGAATTAACTACTCCATTCAAAGATACCACTGATTCTGCATTAACGACATTGAAAGATATTCTGGAGAGCGCAAGAAGAGTAGTGCTTGGTACCACAGAATCGATTGCTCCAACTTTGGATGATGAGATCCCTAACGATATAGTTCCTGGAGATCCTCAGGGTCGTAGTATCAAAAGTAGTAACTCGAAGAACAATCTTGAACATCAGGATCATAAAGAACATGAGTTTATTGAgcaggaagaaaaaatttctttggcTACCAGACTCCTTCCTTCCACAATGTATAAAACATTTACCTATTACACTACTTTTTTCATTCCTAATGGCGATCATACTACGACTTCCATACGTTCCAGAGAAGTTGTGTCttcagatattatttatttgacggAGCTTATTCTACCAAGTGAAACAATATCCTCTATTGTTCCTACGGCTATAACTGAATCTATATCGACCAAAACCACTCCAGATACGAGTCAAGCAATTGAAGAGGAGCAGACTACTAAACAGGACGAAGAGATAGAGTTGATCTTTAAGACTCTATATACCACATATACGTATTTGACAACCTTTTTCCAGGAAAATACTTCCAGCATCTCCAGTCGCGAAGTCGTAGAAACGAATGTAATCACTCAGACTATTGGTCCGAATGGAGTGTCTGCGGTAGTTGCAGGGTTGTTCGAGAAAGATGAACCTACTTTAATATTGCCAACGAAAATTTCGGACAGTAGTTTGCCTTCAACGACTCTTGAACGTGAGGAAGAGACTGAAAGATATCCAACAACTTTAGAACAAACAACAGAAGATACTCTTACAACGTTGCAAGAACAAGATATTACTACTGATCAGAATATTCCAACGGAATCgggaataattattgaaaaagaagttGAAAACACAAAACAAACGATTCCTGAAATCGAACCCAGTCCAACTCCAATTTTGCCGACTGAAGAAGTAAGGAAACAGATCAAGACCTATTACACAACATACACATATTATACTACAATATTTGTTGATGACGAGACAGAAGTAGAAACAAGAACAGAAATATTCACCAATGTAGTAACAGAAACTATTCAACCAACCGCTGTAATTCCACTTGTCCAAAAAACTGAGAAATTATCTTCACCAATAGAGGAACCAGTCAAGAAACCGCCTCCAGAAATCTTGGCATATTTGGAAGCTATTCAAAGGCAAAAATCGCAAGAAGAAGCGTTTCTTCTTGCCAAAAAAGTTCAACAACACGGAACCACTCATAATGAAGAGAGTATAACTGTGCCTGAGGCTAAAACAGAGACTACAACAGAATATCCAAGTACTTTTGAAGATCAACCAATTAcagaaaatttgtttcgagGTTTCGAAGTAAACGCACAGGTGACGCCAAATCCACCAATCGAAGGAGAAATTTTAGGATCTATGATCACTGACGTGGTATCATCTTCTAGTTCTGGAGGAGGTACAATATTAGATGTGATGGACAAGAGAAACGCGGTTCCCGAAGATCAAGAATTTTCAGAATCGAACCATCATGATGTAGAGCCAGTACCAACGCTTTTGCTTCAGACGAGTTACACTACCTTCACTTATTTCACGACAATGTACAAAGGTGATGAATCAAATGTAGTGAGTCGACTAGAGACGGTTACCAATGTGGTGACTGAGACTATCAGGCCAACAGCAGTAGTACCTATGGAGACGAGTACTTTACCAGTTACATATTTCACGACGTTCACTTATTGGACAACATTCTACAAAGATGGCGATACCATTACCACTAGTCGTGAAGAAACTGTCAGTAATGTTATTACTCCAGGAGTGTTACCTACTCCTACTGTGGAATTAGGAGTAATCATGACTTATAGACCAACGACATTGTACATTGAGGATAGTAGTGATAGTCTAATCAACGAAAAAGAATCCAAAGTCACTGCTGATAACGAAGTGACACCTTCAGCTGCTATTCCTATTGAAAATTCTAAGGGTGAAAAATCAGGCACTACGACTTCTAAAGACATTATTTCGTCATCTTTCGAGAATACTGTAGAATCCACGACGATTTCACCTGAACCTACCACGTATTATACTACTTATACTTACTACACAACTTCCTATATTGGCAACGAAACGATTATGAACAGCAGATTGGAAACTGTCACAAGTGTTTCCATACCTGAAGTTATTGTCACCCAACAACAGGCAACCGGAAGAGCAATTGATGGACCAGTATTCAAACAAACTATAGCAACTGAAGAGAAATCAATTATACCCTCAAAAACTAGTGAACTTCCAAAAATTGGATTAATCTCAACGATCAGATCTAGCCAAGTTAACGATGGTACTACCACTCATTATATGACGGATATTCATGGCACATATATCGATGGATTATACGCTCAAATTGTAGAAAGTTCAACAAAAGTAGAGACACCACCTTTGCCATCGTCTGTAGCTAGCCCAGTTTTGCTACCAACAGGTATTTTATCGATGAATAAAGGTACTGTAATAGATGCTGATGAAATCACTACGATTTACTTTACTACGAAGCAAATTGGAACATTATTAGATGGTCTATATGCAAAAGTCATCGAAAGTACTTCGAGTACAAAGATAAACGAGGAGAGAAAAGCAACTATTTCACCTACTCACGGTCACAGAACTGGTCTGGTAAGGTTAATTCAAGGACAGATCGAAAATAATGGAACTACTACATTTTATCAATCAAAAGTGATTGGAACTAGTATCGAGGGTAGATACGCTCAGATCATAGAGAGTACTTCTAGCTTCTTTTCTGCTACTCCAACAGAAAGTATTTCACCTACTTCAACCTTTCCGCCTACCAAGCCTACTGAGATCTCGGAGATCTCACCTTCACCTGCAGTAATTCAATCATCTCTATCAGAAGAACATACAACGGAATCTCCAGATCAAGACGAAGATTCAGAGCAGAACGAGGAAagtgaagaagaagatgaagaagggGAAGATGGACAAAGTTCTAAGAAAAAGTCTAGGCTGACTTTTTCTACTAGAAAAAGAACGTTTACTCCGGTAATCAGACCATTTGCATCTAGAAATAGACCTACGTTCAATCCGAAACGGAAAGGTGCTCAAGGTGCAACAACCATTACTAGAACAGACATAACACCTACAATAACCGCAACATTGGCTGGAAAAGGTAATAGATTCGCTTCATCCAGAGGTCGAGTTAGTTCTCCGATAGGCCCATATTCCTCTACTTTGTCTCCATCAGGCTCCAGGAGATTTGCTGGAAGGAGAGGTTCTCCAAATACAGCCAGTTCATATTCTTCCACCATAAGCGGAAGTACCAGAGGTAGGCCTCAATCCAGAATATCTCCATCCTCAGTTTTTCAAGGTAATAGACGTGGGTCGACATCCATTAGAGGATCGTCTGCTAGACCTGCATCTCGTGGCTCGAGTTCTGCTTTTCCTGGAGTTTCTACCAGATATAGATCACCAATTAGACCGTCGTCTACTTTATTAAGAGGTCAATCGACGATTAAACATGACGATCAAGAGAACGATGCTAACGAATTCACAACGACTACTTTGATTACTGAAGAAACTCCTTATACCGATATTGCGGAAGATGGTGAAACTATGACAACGCCTTTGCAGACGACTACAGAGTCATCGAGAAAATCCACAAATCCCTTACTAAGATTCCGTAGGCCAATTGGTTTCAATAATTCTGGAAGAACTAGTACAACACCTAAATCACCAACAACTACAAGAAGAAACGGAAATTTGAATAGACCAACTTCACCTACTGTTCCTAAAGTAACTAACACCAGAACTAATGGAAGAAACACTCCAATATCGACGAGACCAAGGCAAAGTAACACTGGATTGTTTCCGCCTCGAGGCctatttggaaaaaaacagGAACTACCCACCGAGGAGCAGATAGAGCCTAACGAAGACTTGGAAaccgaaggagaagaaaatttcgaagatgAGCCTGTAGaggaaataattgataatgattATGAAGGATCTGAACATGAAGACAGGATCAATCGTCGTTCTAGCAAATCTATTAGACCCACTGTACAAATCAGACCGTTCATTAGGCGAAGAATACGTCGACAGGCAAGTCAATTGAGATCATTGACCAATAGATTTAGAAGGCCTAGTCAGTCAAGTTTGAAGTCTGAAGAAAAATCAGACATAAACGAGAACGTATCCAGCAAAGAAGAAACTTCAAAGTCTAATTCCAAGCCTGTTGCTCGTTACAATAATCGTGGAAGGTCTCTAACAGTATCCAGATCTCCAACGAAATCATCCAACAATGAGAAAACATCAGCAGAGTCTGCAGAATTGAATCAGAACAAGGCTAGAAATAGATCGAAACAGGGGAATAATGACAGAAACACGTCTTCCAGGATAAAACCGACATCAACCTCTAGCAATGGTAGACAATTTACGTTAAGAGAGAAAGATGGAACTTCTTCTAGCAGATCGAGTTACAAAAGACCCAATTCATCTACATCTAGATCGAATGGAAGATCCAATAATGTAAGACCTCCACGATTGCGAAATGGTTCGAATAAATCTTCTGAATCAACTAGCACGAGACGCGTACCTCCTTCTAATCGCAGTTCTTCAAGAACTCCCAACAGAAATAGTAATCGAAGAGGTTCTTCCAGCAGAACAAGAGGATCTCTGGAGGATATCAGAGAAGCGCCCACTGTATATCCAGACTTTGACGGTACCATTACGGTTACCCATTACGTGCCCACTGAAGTCACAATCCCCGTAATCAACAATGGTATCACAGAGCACAGAAATATCATTACCGCGCAACCTAGTACCGAAGTCCTAAGTCCATCTCAATACAGAACAGTGACAGGTGGAAACGGCAAACCATTAATAGTGATTGTTAGCGAGATAACCGGTACAAATCCTCAAGGTCAAACCGAGATAACCCGATTCTTACTTCACGAGACGCCGACTACTCGTGTCTCCTACACGTTGACCACTCTAGGTGGTCGAAGGGCCTCACAATCAGTGATTGTACCCTCGACTGTCTATTCCGTAGAAAACGTGATATCCACAGTACAACCTACTCTCCCTGGAAACGCGCCTCTAGCAAACATTCTTCTATCACAATTACTTCTCGGTCAGTTAGGCCAGGCGAATCCCTTGCTTCAACCCCAAGGTACACCGTCCACGCAATACAATACTCGTACCACCTCGTATGTGACCACGATTACTAAACAACAGAGTACTGTGATCCCGCTTACTTTTCGTGGCAAGGAAATCCTTACGACCCTGGTGGACACTTCGACGGATATAGTGACTGCGACAGAGTTCATCACAGACACGGTAGTGGTCACACCCACGGCGGCTTTACCAGCTGCGAATTTGAACTCGTTGTTACTGTTGCTTCAGCAACCCCAGCCCcagaaaaatacaaatcctCTATTGGATCCTTTGTTCGCTGCTCCTCCATTCACCCAGAGCAATACTTTACCTGGTGAAGTCGAGAGAAGGCATCAGCCAGCTGACTCGGATTACAAACACGATAGCTATGAATATTctgacgaggaggaggatgtTCAAGAGTATCAAAAGTCATCCAGAACGAGGAATAGCAGGGGAAAATCGAACGATAGAAAAGAGGATAATGCACCTAAGGAAGAGTCCAGTGTAGTAACGTTGTACGTATCCGGTAGGAGGCCAGGGGAATTCAGCACTATTCTGAGCACCGTGAAAGTGACTGACACGGCTAGTTCGTCCCGAAAACGACGAGATACCAGCGATGACTTGGTCATCGAGGTACGACCATCTATCCCACCCGCGTTGCACGAGGGATCGGAGGAGATCACTGTCTTGGCGGGAAGCGAGGACTCGCTAGATACACATGCGCCGACACAGAGTCTCGAGAGCGTAGTGGGTGATGTCGGACGGCACATTTCCACGTCTATCCACACCTAA